A window of Psychroflexus sp. ALD_RP9 contains these coding sequences:
- a CDS encoding FtsL-like putative cell division protein — MQKNLFAILKGEFLTNKDASKNWSYILFCTLLAIIMIASSHTAEKKVFKVAELNQEIQELRSEFVDSRKRLMQLKMESNIAEMMKPKGIFTSDQPAIKIVIESDESN, encoded by the coding sequence ATGCAAAAAAATCTTTTTGCCATATTAAAAGGTGAGTTTTTAACCAATAAAGACGCTTCAAAAAATTGGAGTTATATTTTATTTTGTACGCTACTAGCTATAATTATGATTGCTAGTTCGCATACAGCTGAGAAAAAAGTTTTTAAAGTAGCTGAACTTAATCAAGAAATTCAAGAATTAAGGAGTGAATTTGTAGATTCTAGAAAACGATTAATGCAGTTAAAAATGGAGTCTAATATAGCTGAGATGATGAAACCAAAAGGAATTTTCACCTCAGACCAACCTGCTATCAAAATTGTAATTGAGTCTGATGAGTCAAACTGA
- a CDS encoding penicillin-binding protein — translation MSQTDKDILKRYYLIAVLFVVVAIAIVYQLFNIQFKQGDYYTELAQNTVYKNFKIEPNRGNIYDANMNLLATSVTKYEIRFDPISVTKSNFDTYLNPLSDSLSKMFSKSAAYYKNKFKKARALNNRYVFIAKNLDYSDYIRIKNFPMFNLGAYKGGFIAEQSTVREHPLGKIGRRTVGYNSVGLEGAFDDYLQGEKGQRLKQKIAKGQWKPLTDLNQVEPVDGLDVISTIDVNIQDITHHALLAQLEFFEAEHGTAVVMETKTGEIKAISNLGLSNEPGKYYEKRNYAVYEPHEPGSTFKLMSLVAALEDKVVDTSTVIDTENGRLKYFDRTVYDSKQGGYGKISVAKAFEVSSNTAFAKMIYENYKDQPEQFVDRLKMMGLDQKIGLQIKGEGQPSIPHPNNSNWYGTTLPWMSFGYGVSQTALQILSFYNAIANDGVMVKPRFIKAVRDRHKLIEQYTEPQITGSVCSEETAKQVRAILKNVVNKGTASNIYSPRFSMAGKTGTCQTEYWVESGRYIASFAGYFPADKPKYSCIVVIHKPNPEKGYYGSTVAAPVFKRIAKKIYSDTPIEARLPRIKLNQLQLTEQDNYNQVLNKYKTIMPNLVGMPAMDAISILENLGLKVKLFGEGKVIKQSLAPGKSVKGNKHVNLILG, via the coding sequence ATGAGTCAAACTGATAAAGACATATTAAAACGCTATTATTTAATAGCCGTATTGTTTGTGGTTGTTGCTATTGCTATTGTTTACCAACTTTTCAATATTCAATTTAAGCAAGGTGATTACTATACAGAATTGGCTCAAAATACGGTATACAAAAACTTCAAAATAGAGCCTAATCGAGGTAATATTTACGATGCTAATATGAATTTATTGGCAACTTCAGTCACTAAATATGAAATTAGGTTTGACCCAATATCAGTTACCAAGTCTAACTTTGATACTTATCTAAATCCACTTTCAGATTCGCTTTCAAAAATGTTTTCTAAGTCTGCAGCTTATTATAAAAATAAGTTTAAAAAGGCTAGAGCTTTAAACAATCGCTATGTTTTTATTGCTAAAAATTTAGATTACTCAGATTACATCCGAATTAAAAATTTCCCGATGTTTAATCTTGGCGCTTATAAAGGTGGATTCATCGCAGAGCAGTCAACTGTTAGAGAACATCCGCTAGGAAAAATTGGCCGGCGAACTGTTGGCTATAATAGTGTAGGTTTAGAAGGTGCTTTTGATGATTACTTACAAGGTGAAAAAGGACAACGGCTAAAGCAAAAAATCGCAAAAGGGCAATGGAAGCCACTCACCGATTTAAATCAAGTGGAGCCAGTTGATGGTCTTGATGTTATTTCAACTATAGATGTCAATATTCAAGATATCACACATCATGCATTGTTAGCTCAACTTGAATTTTTTGAAGCAGAACATGGAACTGCTGTTGTAATGGAAACCAAAACAGGTGAAATTAAAGCAATTTCAAATCTTGGCTTAAGTAATGAACCTGGTAAATATTATGAAAAACGTAATTACGCAGTTTATGAGCCTCACGAGCCTGGCTCTACATTTAAATTGATGAGTTTAGTTGCTGCACTTGAAGATAAGGTCGTAGATACAAGTACTGTAATTGATACAGAAAACGGTCGCTTAAAATATTTTGATCGAACAGTTTACGACTCTAAACAAGGTGGTTATGGTAAGATTTCAGTTGCTAAAGCTTTTGAAGTTTCATCAAACACTGCTTTTGCTAAAATGATTTATGAAAATTATAAAGATCAGCCAGAACAATTTGTTGATCGTTTAAAAATGATGGGCTTAGATCAAAAAATTGGTCTCCAAATAAAAGGTGAAGGTCAACCGAGTATTCCTCATCCAAATAATTCAAATTGGTACGGCACTACTTTACCATGGATGAGTTTCGGCTATGGTGTTTCTCAAACAGCGCTTCAAATTTTGAGTTTTTATAACGCAATTGCTAATGATGGCGTAATGGTAAAACCACGTTTTATAAAAGCTGTGCGTGACCGACATAAGTTAATTGAGCAATATACTGAACCACAAATTACAGGTAGCGTTTGTTCTGAAGAAACAGCAAAACAAGTGAGAGCCATTTTAAAAAATGTAGTTAATAAAGGTACAGCAAGTAATATTTATTCACCAAGATTTTCAATGGCTGGTAAAACAGGAACTTGCCAAACTGAATATTGGGTAGAATCTGGTCGATACATTGCATCATTTGCTGGTTATTTCCCAGCAGACAAGCCTAAATATTCTTGCATTGTTGTAATACATAAGCCAAATCCTGAAAAAGGATATTACGGAAGTACAGTTGCAGCACCAGTTTTTAAACGTATCGCTAAGAAAATTTATTCAGATACGCCTATTGAAGCCCGATTACCAAGAATAAAGTTAAACCAGTTACAGTTAACTGAACAAGACAATTATAATCAAGTGCTTAACAAATATAAAACCATCATGCCAAATTTAGTTGGTATGCCAGCAATGGATGCTATTTCAATTTTAGAAAATCTTGGCTTGAAGGTAAAATTATTTGGCGAAGGAAAAGTGATTAAGCAATCACTAGCACCTGGAAAATCAGTTAAAGGGAATAAACACGTAAATTTAATTTTAGGTTGA
- a CDS encoding UDP-N-acetylmuramoyl-L-alanyl-D-glutamate--2,6-diaminopimelate ligase, translated as MKLLKDILLNVAIEQVVGSTSVEVNALSFDSRAVSSLTCFVAIRGEKANGHQFITKAIDSGASAIICDTLPKELVNNVTYIRVNDTREALAHLSNNFYNQPSQKLQLVGVTGTNGKTTVSSLLFQLFKDLGFSVGLISTVVIKINDEDFPTNLTTPDSITINNTISKMVEAGVEYCFMEVSSHGIDQKRSLGLDFDTAIFTNLSHDHLDYHNSFEEYRNVKKRLFDQLKPQAVAITNIDDKNGRFMLQNTSANQFTYAIKSIADIKAKILEKNFDGLKLDIDGQEIWSSFLGEFNVYNLLAVYATALQFCSDKLQILQSITCLKPVAGRFQHMVSTNNNVHAIVDYAHTPDALQNVLKSINAIRTHNETLITVVGCGGNRDKSKRPKMGKIATQLSDKVIFTSDNPRFEDPDKIIADIETGVEPQNTSKYVAISNRAQAIKTACQQAQPNDIILIAGKGHETYQDTKGVKHDFDDRQHIKQNFKLFKL; from the coding sequence TTGAAGTTATTAAAAGACATCTTATTAAACGTTGCTATAGAACAAGTTGTTGGGTCAACTTCTGTTGAAGTTAACGCGTTAAGTTTTGATTCAAGAGCTGTGAGCTCATTAACTTGTTTCGTGGCTATTAGAGGAGAAAAGGCTAATGGACATCAATTTATCACTAAAGCAATTGACTCAGGCGCTAGTGCTATTATTTGTGATACTTTGCCAAAAGAACTGGTTAATAATGTTACTTATATTCGAGTGAATGATACGCGCGAAGCTTTAGCACATTTATCTAATAACTTTTATAATCAACCATCACAAAAACTTCAACTTGTTGGCGTAACAGGTACAAATGGTAAAACTACAGTTAGTAGTTTATTATTTCAATTGTTTAAAGATTTAGGCTTTTCAGTTGGTTTAATTTCTACAGTTGTTATTAAAATTAATGATGAAGATTTTCCGACAAATCTCACTACACCAGATTCTATTACTATAAACAATACGATTAGTAAAATGGTTGAAGCTGGCGTAGAATACTGTTTTATGGAAGTGAGTTCACACGGAATTGACCAAAAGCGCTCTTTAGGTTTAGATTTTGATACTGCAATTTTTACTAACCTTTCACATGATCATTTAGATTATCACAATTCTTTTGAAGAATACAGGAATGTTAAAAAAAGACTTTTTGATCAGTTGAAGCCTCAAGCCGTTGCAATTACCAATATAGATGATAAAAACGGACGATTCATGTTGCAAAACACAAGCGCCAATCAATTCACATATGCTATAAAGTCTATTGCAGATATTAAAGCAAAAATTTTAGAAAAGAATTTCGATGGACTTAAGCTTGATATTGATGGACAAGAAATTTGGTCGTCTTTTTTAGGAGAGTTTAATGTTTATAATTTGTTAGCTGTTTATGCTACAGCGCTTCAGTTTTGTAGTGATAAACTTCAAATTTTACAGTCAATTACTTGCTTAAAGCCAGTGGCTGGTAGATTTCAGCACATGGTGTCTACAAATAATAATGTTCACGCAATTGTAGATTATGCACATACACCTGATGCCTTACAAAATGTTTTAAAATCAATTAATGCTATTCGCACTCATAACGAGACTTTAATTACTGTAGTTGGTTGTGGTGGTAATCGCGATAAAAGTAAAAGACCAAAAATGGGCAAAATTGCAACTCAGTTGAGTGATAAAGTGATTTTTACGAGTGATAATCCGCGATTTGAAGATCCTGATAAAATTATAGCAGACATAGAAACAGGCGTTGAGCCCCAAAATACGTCTAAATATGTAGCAATTAGCAACCGCGCACAAGCCATAAAAACGGCATGTCAGCAAGCACAACCTAATGATATTATTTTAATTGCTGGAAAAGGTCACGAAACTTATCAAGATACTAAAGGTGTTAAACATGATTTTGATGATCGACAGCATATTAAACAAAACTTTAAATTATTTAAGCTCTAA
- the mraY gene encoding phospho-N-acetylmuramoyl-pentapeptide-transferase — translation MLYNLFEFLEQNYDLPGARLFGYISFRAALALIIALLFSTVFGKHIILLLQRKQVGESVRELGLEGQKAKAGTPTMGGLIIIAATLVPVLLLNNLNNIYILLLIITTVWMGAIGFLDDYIKTFKKNKEGLKGKFKVIGQVGLGIIVGSVMYFHEDVTVKEITVKENTLTNTEVFQSQELKSTTTTIPFVKNNELDYSKVLTWISNDLKPFAWLIFIPIVIFIVTAVSNGANLTDGIDGLAAGSSAIIVLTLGLFAWVSGNLIFSEYLDVMYIPRSGEMTIFIAAFTGSLIGFLWYNTFPAQVFMGDTGSLTIGGIIAVIAIATRKELLIPILCGIFFLENLSVVLQVGWFKYTKKKFGAGRRIFLMSPLHHHYQKKGFHESKIVVRFWIIGILLAVISIVTLKIR, via the coding sequence ATGTTATATAACTTATTTGAATTTTTAGAACAAAATTACGATTTGCCAGGTGCAAGATTGTTTGGTTATATCTCTTTTAGAGCTGCATTAGCCTTAATTATTGCCTTGTTGTTTTCAACTGTTTTTGGTAAGCACATCATACTACTGCTCCAACGCAAACAAGTAGGTGAAAGCGTAAGAGAGTTAGGTTTAGAAGGCCAGAAAGCAAAAGCAGGAACGCCAACCATGGGCGGTTTAATTATTATTGCTGCTACATTAGTGCCTGTACTTTTACTTAATAACCTAAACAATATTTACATTTTGTTGTTGATTATAACAACTGTTTGGATGGGAGCTATTGGGTTTTTAGACGATTACATCAAAACATTTAAAAAAAATAAAGAAGGTTTAAAAGGAAAGTTTAAAGTTATTGGTCAAGTTGGTTTAGGTATTATTGTAGGTTCGGTAATGTACTTTCATGAAGATGTCACCGTAAAAGAAATTACGGTAAAAGAAAATACGCTTACTAATACTGAAGTTTTTCAAAGTCAAGAGTTGAAGTCAACAACAACAACTATTCCGTTTGTTAAAAATAATGAGCTTGATTATTCAAAGGTATTAACTTGGATTTCGAATGACTTAAAACCATTTGCTTGGTTAATTTTTATCCCAATTGTAATTTTTATAGTAACAGCAGTCTCAAATGGTGCTAACTTAACTGATGGTATTGATGGTTTGGCAGCAGGAAGTTCAGCTATTATTGTGCTTACTTTAGGTTTGTTTGCTTGGGTTTCAGGTAATCTTATTTTCTCTGAGTATTTAGATGTGATGTATATTCCAAGATCTGGAGAAATGACCATTTTTATAGCTGCATTCACGGGTTCACTTATCGGATTTTTATGGTATAACACTTTTCCGGCCCAAGTTTTTATGGGTGATACAGGAAGTTTAACAATAGGCGGAATTATCGCAGTTATTGCAATCGCTACAAGAAAAGAATTACTGATTCCTATTTTATGCGGAATATTTTTTCTAGAAAATTTATCGGTGGTTTTACAAGTTGGGTGGTTTAAATACACCAAGAAAAAGTTTGGTGCTGGTAGACGAATTTTTTTAATGTCTCCTTTACACCATCACTATCAAAAAAAAGGATTTCATGAAAGTAAAATTGTTGTACGTTTTTGGATAATTGGTATTCTACTAGCTGTTATTAGCATTGTAACCTTGAAAATTAGATGA
- the murD gene encoding UDP-N-acetylmuramoyl-L-alanine--D-glutamate ligase, producing the protein MKRIVILGGGESGVGAAVLAKQKAFAVFLSDQGKIKPKYKKILQKHSIPFEDEGHTTSEIFKADIVIKSPGIPDDIPLINNLRNQGIEVISEIEFAYRFTKATIIAITGSNGKTTVTKMVYHILKQAHLSVAMVGNVGDSFAMHIATQPEVDNYVIEVSSFQLDNCVSFKPHISILTNITPDHLDRYDNNFHLYRKAKFKILQNQGQDDFFIYNEDDLAITEFLPKISTNVQLIPFSKKQLKQNIAAFIEQNTIKINLNQQKTFNMSIDNLNVKGAHNAQNAMAASTAARLLKIRKQTIRESMESFRGVEHRLEEVKVLNNVNYINDSKATNINATFYALDSMTKPTVWIVGGVDKGNNYQDLLALVNERVKAIVCLGIDNSKIIEAFGKTVDEIIEAANMADAVLAAQHFSSAGDTVLLSPACASFDLFENYEDRGRQFKECVRKL; encoded by the coding sequence ATGAAAAGAATTGTTATACTTGGTGGTGGCGAAAGCGGAGTTGGTGCTGCTGTACTGGCAAAACAAAAGGCGTTTGCAGTATTTTTGAGTGATCAAGGTAAAATTAAACCGAAATACAAAAAAATACTTCAAAAGCATAGCATTCCCTTTGAAGATGAAGGTCATACAACAAGTGAAATCTTTAAGGCTGATATTGTTATTAAAAGTCCTGGTATTCCTGATGATATACCGTTAATTAATAATTTGAGAAATCAAGGTATTGAAGTGATTTCAGAAATTGAATTTGCTTACCGATTTACCAAGGCTACTATTATTGCTATAACAGGCTCTAATGGAAAAACAACGGTAACTAAAATGGTTTACCATATTTTAAAGCAAGCTCATTTATCTGTTGCAATGGTTGGTAATGTTGGCGATAGTTTTGCGATGCATATTGCTACTCAACCCGAAGTTGATAATTATGTGATTGAAGTGAGTAGTTTTCAGCTTGATAATTGTGTGAGTTTTAAACCTCATATTTCAATTTTAACTAACATTACTCCAGATCACTTAGACAGATATGATAATAATTTCCACTTGTACCGAAAAGCTAAATTTAAAATTCTTCAAAATCAAGGTCAAGATGATTTCTTTATCTACAATGAAGACGATTTAGCTATTACTGAATTCCTTCCGAAGATTTCAACAAACGTACAACTCATTCCATTTAGTAAAAAACAATTAAAACAAAATATTGCTGCTTTTATTGAGCAGAATACAATTAAAATAAACCTTAATCAACAAAAAACATTTAACATGTCTATAGATAATTTGAACGTAAAAGGCGCTCATAATGCACAAAATGCAATGGCAGCCTCAACAGCAGCAAGACTTTTAAAAATAAGAAAACAAACTATACGTGAAAGTATGGAAAGCTTTAGAGGTGTAGAGCACCGACTTGAAGAGGTGAAAGTTTTGAACAATGTTAATTATATAAATGATTCTAAAGCTACAAACATTAACGCTACATTTTATGCATTAGATAGTATGACTAAACCAACTGTGTGGATTGTTGGAGGTGTTGATAAGGGAAATAATTATCAAGATTTGCTAGCCTTAGTAAATGAACGTGTAAAGGCCATTGTTTGTCTAGGTATAGATAACTCTAAAATTATTGAAGCTTTTGGAAAAACAGTCGATGAGATTATAGAGGCTGCTAATATGGCTGATGCTGTTTTAGCAGCTCAGCATTTTTCTAGTGCTGGCGATACAGTTTTGTTATCGCCAGCATGTGCTAGTTTTGACTTGTTTGAAAATTATGAAGATCGTGGAAGACAATTTAAAGAATGTGTTCGTAAACTGTAA
- a CDS encoding FtsW/RodA/SpoVE family cell cycle protein, translated as MQQLFSHIKGDKSIWAIVALMAIFSFMPVFSASSNLAYLNGGDGNTISYLIKHFIHLGLGFGLMYAVHKVPLRYFKGISLIMLPLVVVLLIITLAQGTTIGGANASRWISIPIVNLSFQTSSLASVVLLVYVARYLAKYKDRKINFKQSIVSLWLPVFAVVGLVLPANFSTAALLFFMVILVVYIGKYPLKYLGLILGIGVVMLSIFVLTAKAFPGLFPNRVDTWMSRIENFSEPDGDEQYQVEKAKIAIATGGLTGNGIGKSVQRHFLPQSSSDFIYAIIVEEMGLIGGLGVVLAYLFLLFRISIVASKSYNFFGKLITIAVGLPIIFQALINMSVAVELLPVTGQTLPLISSGGSSIWMTCISVGIILSVSNKEENEPNEEVSLNENSNNDNPLEVLSETI; from the coding sequence ATGCAGCAACTGTTTTCACATATTAAAGGAGATAAATCTATTTGGGCTATTGTAGCTCTGATGGCAATATTTTCGTTTATGCCTGTTTTTAGTGCAAGCAGTAACTTGGCTTATTTAAATGGTGGAGATGGTAACACTATAAGTTATTTAATAAAGCATTTTATTCATTTAGGTTTAGGTTTTGGGTTAATGTACGCTGTTCACAAAGTGCCGCTTCGTTATTTTAAGGGTATTTCTTTAATCATGTTACCTTTAGTAGTTGTGTTATTAATCATTACCCTTGCACAAGGCACAACTATTGGTGGTGCTAATGCTAGCCGGTGGATTAGTATTCCTATTGTTAATCTTTCCTTTCAAACATCAAGTTTGGCTAGTGTTGTTTTATTGGTTTACGTGGCTAGATATTTAGCAAAGTATAAAGATCGCAAAATAAATTTTAAGCAAAGCATAGTGTCACTTTGGTTACCAGTTTTTGCTGTTGTGGGTCTAGTTTTACCAGCAAACTTTTCAACTGCAGCTTTATTGTTTTTTATGGTAATCTTGGTTGTTTATATTGGAAAATATCCACTAAAATATCTTGGACTTATCTTAGGTATAGGAGTAGTAATGCTTTCTATATTTGTGTTAACGGCCAAAGCTTTTCCTGGTTTGTTTCCTAATCGTGTTGATACGTGGATGAGTAGAATCGAAAATTTTTCTGAACCAGACGGTGATGAACAATATCAAGTTGAAAAAGCTAAAATTGCCATTGCAACTGGTGGTTTAACGGGTAATGGTATTGGTAAAAGTGTTCAACGTCATTTTTTACCGCAATCATCTTCAGATTTCATATACGCGATAATCGTTGAAGAAATGGGATTAATTGGTGGTCTTGGGGTTGTATTAGCTTATCTTTTTTTGCTTTTTAGAATTAGCATTGTTGCTTCAAAATCTTATAATTTCTTTGGTAAGCTAATTACAATTGCTGTTGGCTTACCTATTATTTTTCAAGCCTTGATTAATATGAGCGTCGCAGTTGAGTTGTTACCGGTTACAGGACAAACCTTGCCTTTGATTAGTAGCGGTGGAAGCTCTATCTGGATGACATGTATTTCGGTTGGTATAATTTTAAGCGTCAGTAATAAAGAAGAAAATGAGCCAAACGAAGAAGTTTCTTTAAATGAAAATAGTAATAACGATAACCCTTTAGAAGTTTTAAGCGAAACGATATGA
- the murG gene encoding undecaprenyldiphospho-muramoylpentapeptide beta-N-acetylglucosaminyltransferase: MNQPKYIISGGGTGGHIFPAVAIADALKQEHPETSILFIGAKGKMEMEKIPKLGYNIKGLWISGIQRKIDLSNLLFPIKLFFSLIKAVFIIIKFKPNAVIGTGGFASAPTLKAAQWLGYPTLIQEQNSYAGVTNKWLSAKAKSICVAYPNMETYFPKQKLKFTGNPIRKSLLKNTLNSSQAKQNLQLEQKLTLFIIGGSLGSKRINELIDSHLNWLLSKDLQLIWQTGKMYYQTYQSKHSKSVKVKQFIEDMNLVYSAADIIISRAGAGTVSELATVGKPVLFIPSPNVAENHQYKNAKSVCRQNAAVMIEEQNLEAEFQDLMSQLITDQNLKLKLARNFKNLAKPEATQHIVDEIKRIQKPLRQ, from the coding sequence ATGAATCAACCAAAATACATCATATCAGGTGGCGGTACTGGCGGACATATCTTTCCGGCTGTTGCCATTGCTGATGCACTAAAACAAGAACATCCAGAGACTTCAATATTATTTATTGGTGCAAAAGGCAAAATGGAAATGGAGAAAATTCCGAAACTGGGTTATAATATAAAAGGTTTGTGGATTAGCGGGATTCAACGTAAAATAGACTTAAGTAATTTATTATTTCCAATCAAATTGTTTTTTAGTCTCATTAAAGCTGTTTTTATCATTATAAAGTTTAAACCAAATGCTGTAATCGGTACTGGAGGTTTTGCTTCAGCACCTACTTTAAAAGCAGCTCAGTGGTTGGGATATCCAACCCTAATACAAGAGCAAAATTCGTATGCTGGAGTTACCAATAAATGGCTGTCAGCAAAAGCAAAATCAATATGTGTGGCTTATCCGAATATGGAAACTTATTTTCCGAAACAAAAATTAAAATTTACAGGAAACCCAATACGTAAAAGCTTGTTGAAAAATACATTAAATTCTTCTCAAGCGAAACAAAACCTTCAATTAGAGCAGAAGTTAACACTTTTTATTATTGGTGGTAGCTTAGGCTCTAAGCGCATCAACGAACTTATTGATTCTCATCTAAATTGGTTATTATCAAAAGATTTACAATTAATCTGGCAGACAGGAAAAATGTATTATCAAACCTACCAATCAAAGCATTCAAAATCGGTTAAGGTAAAGCAATTTATAGAAGATATGAATTTAGTTTATTCTGCTGCTGATATTATTATTTCTCGTGCTGGCGCTGGTACGGTGAGTGAACTGGCTACTGTAGGTAAACCTGTTTTATTTATTCCATCTCCAAACGTAGCCGAGAATCATCAATATAAAAATGCTAAGTCTGTCTGTAGACAAAACGCTGCAGTTATGATTGAAGAACAAAATTTGGAGGCTGAATTCCAAGACTTAATGAGCCAACTAATTACCGACCAAAATTTAAAGCTAAAATTAGCTCGTAATTTTAAGAATTTAGCAAAACCTGAAGCTACTCAACATATTGTAGATGAAATTAAACGCATTCAAAAGCCTTTAAGACAATGA
- the murC gene encoding UDP-N-acetylmuramate--L-alanine ligase — MKDLNHYSSIFCIGIGGIGLSAIARYFNHNNAKVFGYDRTATKLTQQLEAEGINIQTSLDTVNLKQFLPEKTLVIYTAAISVQNELLVYFKSQGFDCYKRARVLGEITKNKPTLAVAGTHGKTTTSAILAHLLFQAKINFTGFLGGVVNDFDSNYVSTGSDLFVVEADEFDRSFLQLQPTKACVIAQDPDHLDIYETPEQFNQTFKEFVQLLPNSSQAFLGPKVNLNGINLELNSSGKFALSNVKVVNQAFQFDFKLDEVELKSVRSNLPGLHNCINSALALALAISEFPDKAEVFAKAISTFKGIKRRFNKVIENENLIVIDDYAHHPTEINAVYETLEELYPNKRKMVVFQPHLYSRTRDFITDFILVLKQFNVVALLDIYPARELPIQGVTSKVLAQKIGDHAKVISKKSIYHEIISSQCEVVAMLGAGDIGVEVGHITKQLEANV, encoded by the coding sequence ATGAAAGATTTAAACCACTATAGTTCTATTTTTTGTATCGGTATTGGCGGTATAGGTTTGAGTGCAATTGCGCGTTATTTTAATCATAACAATGCAAAAGTTTTTGGGTATGATCGTACAGCAACTAAGTTAACACAACAATTAGAAGCTGAAGGTATTAATATTCAAACAAGCTTAGATACAGTAAATCTAAAACAATTTTTACCTGAAAAAACTTTAGTCATTTACACAGCTGCAATAAGTGTTCAAAATGAATTATTGGTTTATTTTAAATCTCAAGGATTTGATTGTTACAAGCGAGCTAGAGTTTTAGGAGAAATTACCAAGAATAAACCCACTTTAGCAGTAGCTGGAACTCATGGAAAGACAACAACATCAGCTATTTTAGCACATCTTTTATTTCAAGCTAAAATTAATTTTACAGGTTTTTTAGGTGGTGTGGTTAATGATTTTGATTCAAACTATGTTTCCACAGGAAGTGATTTGTTTGTTGTTGAGGCCGATGAGTTTGATCGCTCATTTCTACAACTTCAACCGACTAAGGCTTGCGTGATAGCTCAAGACCCAGACCATTTAGATATTTATGAAACTCCAGAACAATTCAATCAAACTTTTAAAGAATTCGTTCAATTATTACCAAATTCATCTCAAGCTTTTTTAGGTCCTAAGGTTAATTTAAACGGAATTAATTTAGAACTTAATTCGTCTGGGAAGTTTGCATTATCAAATGTTAAAGTGGTAAATCAAGCATTTCAGTTTGATTTTAAACTTGATGAGGTTGAGTTGAAGTCGGTGCGAAGTAATTTACCAGGTTTACATAACTGCATAAACTCAGCTTTAGCTCTAGCATTAGCTATTTCTGAATTTCCTGATAAGGCTGAAGTATTTGCAAAAGCCATTTCGACTTTTAAAGGAATTAAGCGACGTTTTAATAAAGTAATTGAAAACGAAAACTTAATTGTTATTGATGATTATGCACATCATCCAACTGAAATTAATGCGGTTTACGAAACTTTAGAAGAACTGTACCCAAATAAACGAAAAATGGTCGTTTTTCAGCCTCATTTATATAGCCGTACGCGCGATTTTATAACCGATTTTATTTTAGTTTTAAAACAGTTTAATGTAGTTGCTTTATTAGACATTTATCCAGCACGTGAGTTGCCGATTCAAGGTGTAACTTCAAAAGTACTCGCTCAAAAAATTGGCGATCATGCAAAGGTAATTTCTAAAAAAAGTATTTATCATGAAATAATATCTAGCCAATGCGAAGTTGTTGCAATGCTAGGCGCTGGCGATATTGGAGTAGAAGTAGGTCATATAACTAAACAATTAGAAGCAAATGTTTAA
- a CDS encoding cell division protein FtsQ/DivIB: MFNLKYIRFALILLLMLGLFGFANSVNNQRKLGDIRVNFNNNTALFVTAETVENLLIDNLKDSLNSYKYMLDLEGLEHLLNKHDMIKSADIFSDIKGNLGVIISQRQPIARIFDGDFNYIDDQGLLMPLSNQFSARVPLVYGFSSEEISAIYPLLLKIRNDEFLKKHIIAIRKNSKNQTIKLNVRNQDFSINLGKIEALDLKFTNYKAFYLKAKQEQKLNDYKSVNLQFGNQVVCTFKQ; this comes from the coding sequence ATGTTTAATTTAAAATACATACGTTTCGCATTGATTTTGCTATTGATGTTAGGTTTATTTGGATTTGCAAATTCAGTAAATAACCAACGAAAATTAGGTGATATTAGGGTGAATTTTAATAACAATACAGCGCTTTTTGTCACAGCAGAAACTGTTGAAAACTTGTTGATAGATAATCTTAAAGACTCCTTAAATAGTTATAAATATATGTTAGATTTGGAAGGTTTAGAGCATTTGCTCAATAAGCATGATATGATTAAATCGGCTGATATATTTTCAGACATTAAAGGTAATTTAGGCGTCATCATTTCACAACGGCAACCCATTGCTCGAATTTTTGATGGTGACTTCAACTATATAGATGATCAAGGCTTACTAATGCCTTTATCTAATCAATTTTCAGCGCGAGTCCCTTTAGTGTATGGATTTTCATCTGAAGAAATTTCAGCAATTTATCCACTTTTATTAAAAATTCGTAACGATGAGTTTTTAAAAAAGCATATCATTGCAATCCGAAAAAATTCAAAAAATCAGACTATAAAATTAAATGTTAGAAATCAAGACTTTAGCATTAATCTAGGTAAGATTGAGGCTTTAGACTTGAAGTTTACTAACTATAAAGCTTTCTATTTAAAAGCAAAACAAGAACAAAAATTAAACGATTACAAATCGGTGAATTTGCAATTTGGCAATCAAGTGGTTTGTACATTTAAGCAATAG